In the genome of Bacillus sp. S3, one region contains:
- the modA gene encoding molybdate ABC transporter substrate-binding protein: MSGCSANQDKKTPTSSPEQNVELTISAAASLQDALTEITANFSKKYRQIKINYNFGASGALQQQISQGAPVDLFFSAAEDKFDQLVADGLIEKDQGIDLVGNELVLVVPKDSTKGIKTFEDLPKADKLSIGTPESVPAGNYAKETLGSLKLWGSVEGKVVFAKDVRQVLTYVETGNVDAGMVYKTDALTSKKVEIAAAADEKTHTPIVYPVGVIKTSSHPKEAMLFYDYLQTPEAMKVFEKYGFKGL, from the coding sequence ATGTCAGGATGTTCGGCGAATCAGGATAAAAAAACACCCACATCATCACCTGAACAGAATGTTGAATTGACGATTTCCGCTGCGGCAAGCTTACAAGATGCATTGACAGAAATTACGGCAAATTTTTCAAAAAAATATCGCCAGATCAAAATCAACTACAATTTCGGTGCTTCCGGGGCATTGCAGCAGCAAATTTCACAAGGTGCACCTGTCGACCTCTTTTTCTCCGCTGCAGAAGATAAGTTTGATCAATTGGTCGCAGATGGCTTAATCGAAAAGGATCAGGGTATTGACCTTGTCGGCAATGAGTTGGTGCTCGTCGTTCCTAAGGATTCTACAAAGGGCATCAAAACGTTCGAAGACCTTCCAAAAGCAGACAAGCTTTCGATCGGTACCCCTGAATCTGTCCCCGCAGGCAATTATGCGAAAGAGACTCTTGGCAGCCTGAAGCTTTGGGGATCAGTTGAGGGGAAAGTTGTTTTTGCGAAGGACGTACGCCAAGTGCTTACATATGTAGAAACCGGGAATGTCGATGCCGGAATGGTCTATAAAACCGATGCGCTAACGTCGAAAAAAGTAGAAATCGCCGCTGCTGCAGACGAAAAGACCCATACCCCCATTGTCTACCCAGTCGGAGTGATCAAGACAAGTAGCCATCCAAAGGAAGCCATGTTATTCTATGACTATCTGCAAACACCAGAAGCAATGAAAGTGTTTGAAAAATACGGATTTAAAGGACTGTAA
- the modB gene encoding molybdate ABC transporter permease subunit: protein MTDQFWDPVKLSLEIAVVSGCIVLLLGLFIGKWMAKARFKGKAVLETIFLLPLVLPPTVVGFLLLVVFGKQSPVGQFIEWLFHQPVIFTWWAAVIAALIVAFPLMYQSVKTGFEGVDRDVEDAARVDGANRFQLFLFVSIPLAGKSIISGGILSFARALGEFGATLMFAGNIPGKTQTIPTAIYVAIDSGNMRMAWLWVLCMISISFLMLVCVQLSRGKG, encoded by the coding sequence ATGACAGACCAGTTTTGGGATCCTGTAAAACTATCGCTAGAGATTGCGGTTGTTTCAGGATGCATTGTGTTGCTTTTAGGATTATTTATCGGAAAGTGGATGGCGAAGGCACGATTCAAAGGGAAAGCCGTGCTCGAAACGATTTTCCTTTTACCGTTAGTGCTGCCGCCAACGGTTGTCGGCTTTTTACTGCTGGTGGTCTTTGGAAAGCAGAGTCCAGTCGGGCAATTTATCGAATGGCTCTTCCATCAGCCCGTCATTTTCACCTGGTGGGCGGCGGTGATCGCCGCATTAATTGTCGCCTTCCCTCTTATGTACCAATCGGTTAAGACCGGATTTGAAGGAGTCGATCGGGATGTGGAGGACGCCGCACGGGTTGACGGGGCGAATCGTTTTCAGCTATTTCTATTCGTTTCCATCCCGCTTGCAGGAAAGTCGATTATTTCAGGCGGAATTTTAAGCTTTGCCCGCGCTTTAGGTGAGTTTGGCGCCACATTGATGTTTGCCGGCAATATCCCCGGGAAAACACAAACCATTCCGACAGCCATCTATGTCGCCATTGATTCAGGCAACATGCGGATGGCCTGGTTATGGGTCTTGTGCATGATCAGCATCTCTTTTCTGATGCTTGTCTGCGTTCAGCTCTCGAGGGGGAAAGGTTAA
- a CDS encoding thiazole biosynthesis adenylyltransferase ThiF: MNERYSRQVLFPGIGKEGQAKMREKHVLIIGAGALGSGSSEILTRAGVGKITIVDRDYVEASNLQRQQLYTEEDVAEKLPKAAAAEKRLRAINADVEIRAIIGDATPEMMEELAAGVDLMLDATDNFETRMLMNDISQKYKIPWIYGACVGSFGMSFSIIPGRTPCLNCLLRTIPLQGMTCDTGGIISPAVQMVIAHQTAEALKMLVEDWEAVRTTFVSFDVWRNQYTSLKMSKAKFAGCLSCGEERTYPYLDHENMTKTTVLCGRDTVQIRPSTAGQISLEQLAGQLNGLGYAVKGNPYLLSVEIGGERMVIFQDGRALIHGTKDLTHAKSLYQRILG; this comes from the coding sequence ATGAATGAACGATATTCAAGGCAAGTTCTTTTTCCGGGAATCGGCAAAGAGGGGCAGGCGAAAATGAGGGAAAAGCACGTCCTGATCATTGGTGCCGGTGCCCTCGGCTCAGGCAGTTCCGAAATTCTCACGCGCGCAGGAGTTGGCAAAATTACCATCGTTGATCGCGATTACGTAGAAGCCAGTAATCTGCAGCGCCAGCAGCTTTACACGGAAGAGGACGTTGCCGAGAAACTCCCAAAGGCGGCGGCGGCGGAGAAACGCTTGCGGGCGATTAATGCTGATGTTGAAATTCGGGCAATCATCGGCGATGCAACGCCTGAGATGATGGAGGAGCTTGCGGCCGGTGTCGATTTAATGCTGGACGCCACCGACAATTTCGAAACTAGGATGTTGATGAATGATATTTCCCAAAAATACAAGATTCCCTGGATTTACGGTGCCTGTGTCGGCAGCTTTGGGATGAGTTTTTCCATCATTCCTGGAAGAACACCTTGCTTAAATTGCCTATTACGCACGATCCCGCTTCAAGGAATGACCTGTGATACCGGCGGAATAATATCGCCTGCTGTGCAAATGGTGATTGCACACCAAACAGCAGAGGCGCTAAAAATGCTTGTTGAGGATTGGGAGGCGGTCCGCACCACGTTTGTCAGCTTTGATGTGTGGCGGAATCAATATACAAGCTTGAAAATGTCGAAAGCAAAGTTTGCCGGCTGCTTATCCTGCGGCGAGGAACGGACATATCCGTATTTAGATCATGAGAATATGACAAAGACGACAGTGCTGTGCGGCCGCGATACGGTGCAAATCCGCCCATCCACCGCTGGGCAGATCTCGCTGGAGCAGCTTGCGGGCCAGCTTAACGGGCTTGGATATGCCGTTAAAGGGAATCCATATTTGTTGTCGGTAGAAATCGGCGGGGAGCGGATGGTTATTTTTCAAGACGGCCGCGCGCTCATTCATGGAACAAAGGATTTAACCCATGCTAAATCGCTTTATCAGCGGATTTTGGGGTGA
- the moaD gene encoding molybdopterin converting factor subunit 1 — protein sequence MNKVLFFAHLRDAVGEESLSLDASGKTVAELKAELAERYDLPRLETVMTAINEEFASNDEVISDGDEIAFIPPVSGG from the coding sequence ATGAATAAAGTATTATTTTTTGCTCATTTGCGTGATGCCGTGGGGGAAGAATCCTTGTCATTGGACGCAAGCGGGAAAACAGTGGCTGAATTGAAGGCCGAGTTAGCAGAGAGATATGACCTGCCGCGCTTAGAAACCGTGATGACCGCGATTAATGAGGAATTTGCCTCAAATGATGAAGTGATCAGCGACGGCGACGAAATTGCCTTCATTCCTCCGGTCAGCGGCGGGTGA